A region of Thermococcus piezophilus DNA encodes the following proteins:
- a CDS encoding metallophosphoesterase encodes MLIGIMSDTHDNLPAIRKAVEFFNKQNVELVIHAGDYVAPFVARELRRLKAPLKGVFGNNDGEKKGLYEVLGIADEILEMEADGMKISVTHGTDERIVRALARSRLYDVVVVGHTHRYEIREDGRTILVNPGEVCGYVTGVKSVALLDTRKREVRIVNIETGEMLGVMSL; translated from the coding sequence ATGCTGATAGGAATAATGAGCGACACACACGACAACCTTCCTGCCATAAGGAAAGCCGTCGAGTTTTTTAACAAGCAGAACGTCGAGCTGGTGATTCACGCTGGCGATTACGTGGCGCCATTCGTAGCGAGGGAGCTCAGGAGACTCAAGGCGCCCCTGAAGGGAGTCTTCGGCAACAATGACGGTGAGAAGAAGGGTCTCTACGAGGTGCTGGGAATAGCCGACGAGATACTCGAGATGGAGGCCGACGGAATGAAGATATCTGTTACCCACGGCACGGACGAGAGGATCGTTAGGGCCCTGGCCAGGAGCAGGCTTTACGATGTTGTCGTCGTTGGCCACACTCACCGCTATGAAATCAGAGAAGACGGCAGAACCATACTGGTGAACCCCGGCGAGGTCTGCGGTTACGTTACGGGAGTTAAGAGCGTTGCACTGCTCGACACAAGGAAGAGAGAGGTCAGGATAGTGAACATTGAGACTGGGGAGATGCTGGGCGTCATGAGTCTTTAA
- the rtcA gene encoding RNA 3'-terminal phosphate cyclase — protein MLIIDGSHGEGGGQILRTSVALSVITGKPVKIINIRANRPSPGLRPQHMHGILALKELSAAKVKGAQVGSTVLEFYPGRARPGHIHVPIKTAGSITLILQALLPAMAFIGGSFEITGGTDVPWSPPVDYLRHVTLYVLGKMGLRAEIEIKRRGHYPKGGGLVVGRVEPWEERNPLVATEWRHIELFGGISHAINLPEHVASRQAKAARERLSEFYDVPINIYEEVSRSFGPGSGIVVWAETDVLRLSEDALGKRGKPAEAVGREAADELLEQLTSRAAVDRFLGDQLIPFLAFVGGEIKVAEITNHLVTNVWVVEQFLGKIFEVEGEVGEPGRVRVVRKAEL, from the coding sequence ATGCTTATCATAGACGGCTCCCACGGCGAGGGCGGGGGACAGATACTGAGGACGAGCGTAGCTCTATCGGTCATCACTGGCAAACCAGTCAAGATAATCAACATCCGAGCAAACAGGCCGAGTCCGGGTTTGAGGCCCCAGCACATGCATGGCATCTTGGCTCTGAAGGAGCTGAGCGCCGCTAAGGTTAAGGGGGCCCAGGTCGGCTCGACGGTTCTCGAGTTCTACCCCGGCAGGGCTAGGCCGGGGCACATCCACGTGCCGATAAAGACCGCCGGAAGCATAACCCTTATTCTCCAGGCTTTACTTCCGGCGATGGCTTTCATCGGTGGGAGCTTCGAGATAACGGGCGGAACCGACGTTCCCTGGTCGCCGCCGGTGGACTACCTCAGGCATGTTACCCTTTATGTCTTGGGAAAAATGGGGCTAAGAGCCGAGATTGAAATCAAGCGCAGGGGACACTATCCCAAAGGCGGCGGACTGGTGGTCGGCAGGGTCGAGCCGTGGGAGGAAAGAAATCCGCTGGTGGCGACGGAGTGGAGACATATAGAGCTATTTGGTGGCATCAGCCACGCTATCAACCTCCCGGAGCACGTGGCAAGTAGGCAGGCGAAGGCCGCTAGGGAGAGGTTGAGTGAGTTTTACGATGTTCCTATTAATATATATGAAGAAGTCTCGCGTTCCTTCGGGCCTGGTAGTGGCATAGTCGTGTGGGCCGAGACGGACGTTTTGAGGCTCAGTGAAGACGCCCTTGGAAAGCGCGGAAAGCCCGCTGAAGCAGTAGGTAGGGAAGCGGCGGACGAGCTTCTGGAGCAGCTGACGAGCAGGGCCGCGGTTGACAGATTCCTCGGCGACCAGCTGATACCATTCCTGGCCTTCGTGGGGGGCGAGATAAAAGTTGCCGAGATAACGAACCACCTCGTGACGAACGTCTGGGTCGTGGAGCAGTTTTTGGGCAAGATCTTCGAGGTAGAGGGAGAGGTTGGGGAGCCTGGAAGGGTGAGGGTTGTGAGAAAGGCCGAACTTTAG
- a CDS encoding TatD family hydrolase: MIILDNHFHVDPFKGLFLKAVKQFHRAGGTHLMVVYKTAHDYSFPGMSAEDFIKAMDFHIKLVEKINKETPVKAYAVVGVHPAEFVYLAEKKGLEYAKNEVMKALEYAQRLCLEGKAIAIGEIGRPHYEVPIEIWDASIELMKYGMSLAEEADCAVQLHTESFNEAKFRELGEIVKEVGIKPYRVVKHFSPPLVKIAEEVGVFPSIIASKKNIAEAIKQGNRFMMETDYIDDKRRPGAVLGPKTVPKRTKAFLQNGLFTEEDVYKIHVENPEKVYGVEMERP, encoded by the coding sequence ATGATAATCCTTGACAACCACTTCCATGTTGACCCCTTCAAGGGGCTCTTCCTCAAGGCCGTCAAGCAGTTCCACAGAGCTGGCGGGACTCATCTGATGGTGGTCTACAAGACGGCCCACGACTACAGCTTTCCGGGAATGAGCGCAGAGGATTTTATCAAAGCCATGGACTTCCACATCAAGCTTGTGGAGAAGATAAACAAAGAAACACCTGTAAAAGCATACGCCGTTGTCGGCGTCCATCCAGCGGAGTTCGTCTACCTTGCAGAGAAAAAGGGCCTCGAATATGCCAAGAACGAAGTTATGAAGGCATTAGAATACGCCCAGAGGCTCTGTCTCGAAGGAAAAGCGATAGCCATAGGTGAGATAGGCAGACCCCACTACGAGGTTCCGATAGAAATCTGGGATGCGAGCATCGAGCTAATGAAGTACGGGATGAGCTTGGCTGAGGAAGCCGACTGCGCGGTCCAGCTCCACACGGAGAGCTTCAACGAGGCCAAGTTCCGCGAGTTGGGCGAAATAGTCAAGGAGGTCGGAATAAAGCCGTACAGGGTCGTCAAGCACTTCTCGCCGCCGCTGGTGAAGATTGCCGAGGAAGTCGGTGTCTTCCCGAGCATAATCGCGAGCAAGAAGAACATTGCCGAAGCCATCAAGCAGGGCAACCGCTTCATGATGGAGACTGACTACATAGACGACAAGCGCCGTCCCGGAGCCGTTTTAGGGCCGAAGACCGTGCCGAAGAGGACCAAGGCCTTCCTCCAGAACGGCCTCTTCACGGAGGAGGACGTTTACAAGATTCACGTGGAAAATCCGGAGAAGGTTTACGGGGTGGAGATGGAGAGGCCCTAA
- the pbp11 gene encoding tRNA-binding protein Pbp11: MGFLSRLFGGKKETSTEEIQIVSRKPVGKFRVEKTFKILGKETLIGKVENGIIYPGYKLRGKEVAVIYKIEKERKTVDFAIDGDTVALILEGDLKAKPGEVLEIYQS; the protein is encoded by the coding sequence ATGGGATTCCTGAGCAGGCTGTTCGGTGGGAAGAAGGAAACCAGTACTGAGGAAATTCAGATAGTCTCAAGGAAGCCTGTCGGAAAGTTCAGGGTTGAAAAAACCTTCAAGATTCTCGGAAAGGAAACCCTCATCGGAAAGGTCGAGAACGGAATCATCTACCCCGGCTACAAGCTCAGGGGAAAAGAAGTCGCTGTGATATACAAAATAGAGAAGGAAAGGAAAACCGTCGATTTTGCGATTGATGGTGATACGGTTGCCCTAATACTTGAGGGCGACCTTAAGGCCAAGCCCGGCGAGGTTCTCGAAATCTATCAGTCGTGA
- the shyA gene encoding NAD(P)-dependent hydrogenase/sulfhydrogenase 2 subunit alpha, which produces MIIELREFTRVEGNGKAEIVVEDGEVKNVRLKIVEGPRFFELLTLGRHYYDVPDLEARICAICYLSHSVASVMAIERAFGVDVPEEIQLLRELGLIGELLESHALHLYLLVAPDIFGYPDAIRMATKHGELVREGLAIKAFGNRLREIIGGREIHGINVKPGGFGRYPTVEELELFERESGALLKLARRAVRLFASLEPYGEKAEHFVATDGYLWGDKLVSNEEGTFHYTERIEERSLVYSFAKQSHYNGEPFLVGALARLLLKADSLTPMAKRLFEEHREKLATGYVSYNNLAQAIELVYSLERANEIAKTLLDKGLEGENIPIAVREGEGIGYVEAPRGVLIHHYRIDGSGNVFYSNIITPTALNHAMMELSLLREAKRGYGELDECSLIQRLEETVRAFDPCISCSVHIVKL; this is translated from the coding sequence ATGATAATCGAGCTGAGGGAATTCACACGCGTCGAGGGCAACGGGAAGGCGGAGATAGTCGTCGAGGACGGTGAAGTGAAGAACGTGAGGTTAAAAATAGTCGAGGGACCGCGCTTCTTCGAGCTGCTGACTCTGGGGAGGCATTACTACGACGTCCCCGACCTGGAGGCGAGGATATGTGCCATCTGCTACCTCTCCCACAGCGTCGCCTCGGTCATGGCCATAGAGCGGGCCTTCGGCGTTGATGTTCCAGAGGAAATCCAATTGCTAAGGGAGCTTGGTCTTATAGGAGAACTGCTCGAAAGCCACGCGCTTCACCTCTACCTACTCGTTGCTCCTGATATATTCGGCTATCCAGACGCCATAAGGATGGCAACAAAGCACGGGGAGCTGGTGAGAGAGGGGCTCGCCATAAAGGCCTTTGGAAACAGGCTGAGGGAAATCATCGGAGGGAGGGAGATACACGGTATAAACGTTAAGCCGGGCGGCTTCGGCAGGTATCCAACTGTTGAAGAGCTTGAACTCTTCGAGAGGGAAAGCGGGGCACTGCTAAAGCTCGCGAGGAGGGCTGTAAGGCTCTTTGCTTCGCTTGAACCCTACGGTGAAAAGGCGGAACACTTCGTCGCGACGGACGGCTACCTCTGGGGTGACAAGCTGGTTTCCAACGAAGAGGGCACCTTCCACTATACGGAGAGGATAGAGGAACGCTCGCTGGTTTACAGCTTTGCCAAGCAGAGCCATTATAACGGCGAACCCTTCCTCGTCGGGGCGCTGGCGAGGCTCCTTCTAAAGGCTGACTCACTAACGCCCATGGCGAAGAGGCTCTTCGAGGAGCACAGGGAAAAGCTCGCCACCGGTTACGTGAGCTATAACAACCTCGCCCAGGCCATAGAGCTTGTATACAGTCTCGAACGGGCGAATGAAATAGCGAAGACACTGCTCGATAAGGGACTCGAAGGAGAGAACATCCCAATAGCGGTCCGGGAAGGCGAGGGCATCGGCTACGTCGAGGCTCCCAGGGGAGTGCTCATACACCACTACCGCATAGACGGCTCTGGAAATGTCTTTTACTCGAACATTATAACGCCCACGGCCCTCAACCACGCCATGATGGAGCTCAGCCTGCTGAGGGAAGCCAAGAGAGGTTACGGCGAGCTCGATGAGTGCTCGCTAATCCAGAGGCTCGAGGAGACTGTGAGGGCCTTTGACCCGTGCATCTCCTGCTCGGTACACATCGTGAAGCTTTAG
- the shyD gene encoding NAD(P)-dependent hydrogenase/sulfhydrogenase 2 subunit delta: MMEKLKLAVFELTDCGGCALNILFIYERLFDLLEFYEISEFHMATSLSGENHYDVALITGTVSSQRDLALLKEARNHSDYLIALGTCATHGSVQASVEGSIRKKLEEVYGDKGNPMRALDSKPVVEYVAVDFALPGCPYDKEEIYQVLIDIAKGVEPVRKDYPVCVECKLNEYECVLVKKNLPCLGPITYGGCNAACIRSGLGCIGCRGPLPGEVNPASEYEILKDLGYDEDYIIRKFKTFARWEP, translated from the coding sequence ATGATGGAGAAGCTCAAGCTCGCGGTTTTTGAGCTTACCGACTGCGGTGGCTGCGCGCTCAACATTCTCTTCATCTACGAGAGGCTCTTCGACCTCCTCGAGTTCTACGAGATAAGCGAGTTCCACATGGCGACGAGCCTAAGTGGGGAAAACCACTACGATGTGGCCCTCATCACGGGCACCGTCTCGAGCCAGCGCGACCTGGCACTCCTCAAGGAAGCCAGGAACCACTCCGATTATCTCATAGCCCTCGGAACCTGCGCGACCCACGGCTCCGTTCAAGCGAGCGTCGAGGGAAGCATAAGGAAGAAGCTGGAGGAAGTCTACGGAGACAAGGGCAACCCCATGAGGGCCCTCGATTCAAAACCAGTTGTCGAATACGTAGCCGTGGATTTCGCCCTCCCCGGCTGTCCCTACGACAAGGAGGAGATATATCAGGTTCTGATCGACATAGCCAAAGGCGTGGAGCCGGTCAGGAAAGACTACCCAGTCTGCGTCGAGTGCAAGCTCAACGAGTACGAATGCGTTCTGGTGAAGAAGAACCTGCCCTGCCTCGGTCCGATAACCTACGGCGGCTGCAACGCGGCATGCATACGCTCAGGATTGGGCTGCATAGGCTGCCGCGGGCCTCTACCCGGCGAGGTAAATCCAGCGAGCGAGTATGAGATACTGAAGGACCTCGGCTACGATGAGGACTACATCATCAGGAAGTTCAAGACCTTCGCGAGGTGGGAGCCATGA
- the shyC gene encoding NAD(P)-dependent hydrogenase/sulfhydrogenase 2 subunit gamma encodes MSENPHQSYDARILEMKDLTPREKLFTLRFLDPEVGEHFTFRPGQFVIVDMRGFGEFPISLCSSPTRKGYIQLCIRKAGRMTKFIHKMKEGEIVGIRGPYGNGFPMEEMEGSNLILVAGGLGMAPLRSVLWYALDTAKYEDVWLFYGTKAYEDILFRDEIVHLMKHGKAMGCKVKLAYEVESPSCVYLERGFSDRVCKGVVTDLFRGEIFDVENTYALICGPPVMYRFVIRELLDRKLSPGRIYMTLERRMRCGIGKCGHCIVGTSTSIKYVCKDGPVFTYWDALSTRGLI; translated from the coding sequence ATGAGTGAAAACCCCCATCAGAGCTACGACGCCCGCATTCTTGAGATGAAGGACCTGACGCCAAGGGAGAAGCTCTTTACACTGCGCTTCCTTGACCCTGAGGTGGGGGAGCACTTCACCTTCAGGCCTGGGCAGTTCGTTATCGTTGACATGAGGGGTTTCGGGGAGTTCCCGATAAGCCTCTGCTCCTCACCGACGAGGAAGGGTTACATACAGCTCTGCATCAGGAAGGCGGGAAGGATGACCAAGTTCATCCACAAAATGAAGGAGGGTGAAATCGTCGGCATTCGCGGGCCCTACGGTAACGGCTTCCCAATGGAGGAGATGGAGGGTTCTAACCTCATCCTCGTCGCTGGTGGATTGGGAATGGCACCCCTCCGCTCCGTCCTCTGGTATGCACTTGACACGGCAAAGTATGAGGACGTCTGGCTCTTCTACGGGACGAAGGCCTACGAAGACATACTCTTCCGCGACGAAATAGTCCACCTGATGAAGCACGGTAAGGCGATGGGGTGTAAGGTGAAGCTCGCCTACGAGGTGGAGAGCCCCTCGTGCGTTTACCTTGAGAGGGGCTTCTCTGACAGGGTGTGCAAGGGTGTCGTTACAGACCTGTTCAGGGGAGAGATCTTCGACGTGGAGAACACCTACGCCCTCATCTGCGGCCCGCCGGTGATGTACCGCTTCGTCATCAGGGAGCTCCTCGACAGGAAGCTCTCTCCAGGGAGGATTTACATGACCCTCGAGAGGCGCATGCGCTGCGGAATAGGCAAGTGCGGCCACTGTATAGTAGGGACGAGCACCTCAATAAAGTACGTCTGCAAGGACGGCCCCGTCTTCACATACTGGGACGCTCTCTCGACGAGGGGGTTGATATGA
- the shyB gene encoding NAD(P)-dependent hydrogenase/sulfhydrogenase 2 subunit beta, protein MRYVKLSIENFSSFFNSLRNWGKVYAPTKRGSIYTFQEVHDQEEIELNYTRTMLPPKKFFVRPREKMFQLKNGHWENRSNAEPIVLFGLHSCDIHGLKILDKVYLEEPIDPYYKARREKALIIGISCMPDEYCFCKSLGTRFAMDGFDLFLHELPDGWLVRVGSVRGHEIAWANEDLFEEVTDEDLRNFKEFEEKRSKSFKKELPGEGLADMLDLAYNSPVWKKYAEICLACGNCNMVCPTCRCYEVCDRWINSYESVRERRYDSCFMENHGLVAGGHNFRPTRLDRFRHRYYCKSYFDPSSGYNCVGCGRCDEFCPAKIEHVKVLEEVRGSLR, encoded by the coding sequence TTGAGATATGTAAAACTGTCGATCGAGAACTTCAGCTCATTTTTTAATTCCCTACGGAACTGGGGTAAAGTCTACGCCCCCACCAAAAGGGGAAGCATCTACACCTTCCAAGAGGTTCATGACCAGGAGGAAATAGAACTCAACTACACGAGGACGATGCTGCCGCCCAAGAAGTTCTTCGTGAGGCCGAGGGAGAAGATGTTCCAGCTCAAAAACGGCCACTGGGAGAACAGAAGTAACGCCGAGCCCATAGTTCTATTCGGACTCCACTCCTGCGATATCCACGGGCTCAAGATTCTGGATAAGGTCTATCTCGAGGAACCCATCGACCCGTACTACAAGGCAAGACGCGAGAAGGCGCTGATAATCGGGATAAGCTGTATGCCCGACGAGTACTGCTTCTGCAAGAGCTTAGGCACACGCTTCGCCATGGACGGGTTCGACCTCTTCCTCCACGAGCTCCCAGACGGCTGGCTGGTGAGGGTAGGAAGCGTGAGGGGGCACGAGATAGCCTGGGCAAACGAGGACCTCTTCGAGGAGGTAACGGACGAAGATTTGAGGAACTTCAAGGAGTTCGAGGAGAAACGCTCCAAATCCTTCAAGAAGGAGCTTCCCGGAGAAGGGCTCGCCGATATGCTCGACCTGGCCTACAATAGCCCGGTGTGGAAGAAGTATGCCGAGATATGCCTAGCCTGCGGCAACTGCAACATGGTCTGCCCAACATGTAGATGTTACGAGGTCTGCGACCGGTGGATAAACTCATATGAATCCGTGAGGGAGCGCCGCTACGATTCGTGCTTTATGGAAAACCACGGCCTGGTTGCTGGGGGACACAACTTCAGGCCGACCCGTCTCGACAGGTTCAGGCACCGCTATTACTGCAAGAGCTACTTCGACCCCTCCTCAGGTTACAACTGCGTGGGCTGCGGCCGCTGCGATGAGTTCTGCCCCGCGAAGATAGAGCACGTTAAGGTTCTTGAAGAGGTTAGGGGGTCGCTGAGATGA
- a CDS encoding sulfide/dihydroorotate dehydrogenase-like FAD/NAD-binding protein yields the protein MFRIVHKEKLSPGIDLFEIEAPRIAGHTKPGQFVVLRLHERGERIPLTIADNDPDRGTITIVVQEVGKTTYELGTYKEGDIILDLLGPLGKPSHIDNFGTVVMVGGGVGVAEIYPVAKAMKEAGNHVISILGFRTKELVFWEDKLAEVGNEVIVTTNDGSYGMKGFTTHALARLFEEGRKIDLVHAVGPVVMMKAVAELTRPYGIRTVASLNPIMVDGTGMCGACRVTVGGEIKFACVDGPEFDAHLIDWDELMKRLVYYRDLELMSFERWKQKRGMV from the coding sequence GTGTTTAGGATAGTTCACAAGGAGAAGCTTTCTCCTGGTATAGACCTCTTCGAAATCGAGGCCCCGAGGATAGCGGGACACACTAAACCCGGCCAGTTCGTTGTTCTCAGGCTCCACGAGAGGGGCGAGAGGATACCGCTCACGATAGCCGACAATGACCCTGATAGGGGAACCATAACGATAGTTGTCCAAGAGGTCGGGAAGACCACCTACGAGCTCGGCACCTATAAAGAGGGCGATATCATACTCGACCTCCTCGGACCTCTTGGAAAGCCCAGCCACATAGATAACTTCGGCACGGTCGTCATGGTCGGCGGCGGCGTTGGCGTGGCCGAAATCTACCCCGTTGCGAAGGCGATGAAGGAAGCTGGCAACCACGTGATTTCTATACTCGGTTTCAGGACGAAGGAGCTAGTCTTCTGGGAGGATAAACTCGCGGAGGTAGGCAACGAGGTAATCGTTACCACCAACGACGGGAGCTACGGCATGAAGGGCTTCACCACGCACGCCTTAGCAAGGCTGTTCGAGGAAGGCAGAAAAATTGATCTCGTGCATGCCGTTGGACCTGTTGTTATGATGAAGGCCGTTGCGGAGCTCACTAGGCCCTATGGCATAAGAACCGTCGCGAGCCTGAACCCGATTATGGTCGATGGAACTGGCATGTGTGGTGCTTGCAGGGTAACCGTCGGCGGTGAGATAAAGTTCGCCTGCGTTGACGGGCCCGAATTTGATGCCCATCTCATCGATTGGGACGAGCTGATGAAGAGGCTGGTCTATTACAGAGATTTGGAGCTCATGAGCTTTGAGAGGTGGAAGCAGAAGAGGGGGATGGTCTGA
- a CDS encoding asparagine synthetase A — translation MNMNALQLVTRKIEPIMEVQTRVIEYMTRYMVDKGFKWMLPVMLSSITDPLWPDPEAEKMLRPPEIEVYGERLRLTHSMILHKQMVVAMGIDKLFILSPNIRLEGKSADDGRHAYEFTQLDMEMAHASMDDVMSLIEGLIAGLFKEARSWGLEREIPRVKTPFKRFTLDEITAEFGSEEEASKAMDEPFWITGIPREFYDREVDGQWRNYDLYLPGGYGEVSSGGEREWEYEVIVRKMKKAGISLEAFRPYLEVAKAGLLRPSAGAGIGVERLLRYMVGAEHIAEVQPFPRIPGIPAVI, via the coding sequence ATGAACATGAACGCTCTTCAACTTGTGACCCGAAAAATTGAACCAATTATGGAGGTTCAGACGAGAGTGATTGAATATATGACAAGGTACATGGTGGATAAGGGATTCAAGTGGATGCTCCCGGTAATGCTCAGCTCTATAACTGACCCCCTCTGGCCGGATCCAGAGGCCGAGAAAATGCTAAGACCGCCAGAGATCGAGGTCTACGGCGAAAGGCTCCGCTTAACCCACAGCATGATACTGCACAAGCAGATGGTAGTTGCGATGGGAATAGATAAGCTCTTCATACTCTCGCCGAACATAAGACTCGAGGGAAAAAGCGCGGACGACGGCAGGCACGCCTACGAGTTCACCCAGCTCGACATGGAGATGGCCCACGCGAGCATGGACGACGTGATGAGTCTCATTGAGGGCCTAATCGCCGGCCTCTTCAAGGAAGCAAGGAGCTGGGGGCTGGAGAGGGAAATCCCAAGAGTTAAGACTCCCTTCAAGCGCTTCACCCTTGATGAGATAACGGCCGAGTTCGGAAGCGAGGAGGAAGCGAGCAAGGCCATGGACGAGCCCTTCTGGATAACTGGAATCCCAAGGGAGTTCTACGACAGGGAAGTTGACGGTCAATGGAGGAACTACGACCTCTATTTGCCGGGGGGCTATGGTGAGGTTTCGAGCGGCGGCGAGAGGGAGTGGGAGTACGAGGTCATCGTGAGGAAGATGAAGAAAGCGGGCATAAGCCTCGAGGCCTTCAGGCCCTACCTTGAGGTTGCCAAAGCTGGCCTGCTGAGGCCGAGTGCGGGGGCGGGGATAGGTGTTGAGAGGCTCCTCAGATACATGGTCGGCGCAGAGCACATCGCGGAGGTGCAGCCCTTCCCGAGGATTCCAGGAATTCCAGCGGTCATCTAA
- a CDS encoding ATPase, T2SS/T4P/T4SS family has product MGVYIFTPEDLLRYGTITEEQLEILKDALLEGKDILIVGSSRSGKTKLVEALISLIPDDRKVAVITAYSEFKPFRPNIVVIDTQFNPESLEKRTKEVIEKIKRINPDYVIIDTIHTVHVPTILSELLDGYTFIATSLVMSGDIVEEVRHWLRADDGVIGKFDIIVELKRDFRTGTRRINNIYAVKKSGDEKIELESLV; this is encoded by the coding sequence ATGGGCGTCTACATATTCACCCCCGAAGACCTCCTTAGATACGGAACGATAACCGAGGAACAGCTTGAGATATTAAAGGATGCTCTCCTTGAGGGGAAGGACATCTTAATCGTTGGCTCAAGCAGGTCTGGAAAGACCAAGCTCGTCGAGGCCCTGATCAGCCTGATACCTGATGACAGGAAGGTTGCTGTAATAACCGCCTACAGCGAATTCAAGCCATTCAGACCGAATATCGTTGTTATAGACACCCAATTTAACCCTGAGAGCCTTGAGAAGCGCACCAAGGAAGTCATCGAAAAGATAAAGCGCATAAACCCGGACTACGTCATCATAGACACCATCCACACTGTCCACGTGCCCACCATTCTGAGCGAGCTCCTCGACGGCTACACATTTATTGCTACCTCCCTGGTAATGTCTGGCGACATCGTGGAGGAAGTCAGGCACTGGTTGAGAGCCGACGATGGTGTCATCGGCAAGTTCGATATCATAGTCGAGCTGAAAAGGGACTTCAGGACGGGAACGAGGAGAATCAACAACATATACGCGGTTAAAAAATCAGGAGATGAGAAGATAGAGCTGGAGAGTTTGGTGTAA
- a CDS encoding pyridoxal-phosphate-dependent aminotransferase family protein translates to MELRFDMQYEDAYRELYEIVKPKYKLFTAGPVACFPEVLAIMSVQMFSHRSAEAKEVHVDTLNRLKALLEADKGEIILFPSSGTGFMEAAVRNTIPYGGKVLVTVIGAFGKRFAEVVNTNGRKAVVFEKEPGKAIKPEELDEVLKKNPDVEAVTITYNETSTGVLNPLPELAKVVKEHDKLLFVDAVSAMGGADIKFDKWGIDLIFASSQKAFGVPPGLAVAAVSERVFEIAEKMPERGWYFDLPLYKKFNEKKKGTPSTPPLPQIFGLNVVLRIIEKMGGKKTWLEMYRKRSEMIREGVKEMGLGILAEPGYESPTITAVVVPEGMKGVDVYNAMRERGFELAKGYGSVAEKTFRIGNMGYMTFDDIREMLDNLREVIEKLKA, encoded by the coding sequence ATGGAGCTCAGGTTCGACATGCAGTATGAGGACGCTTACAGGGAGCTCTACGAGATAGTCAAGCCGAAGTACAAGCTCTTCACGGCTGGTCCTGTTGCTTGTTTCCCGGAGGTTCTCGCGATAATGAGCGTCCAGATGTTCAGCCACCGTTCGGCTGAGGCAAAGGAGGTTCATGTTGATACCCTCAACAGGCTCAAGGCCTTACTTGAGGCCGATAAAGGCGAGATAATCCTCTTCCCGAGCTCTGGAACAGGCTTCATGGAGGCCGCTGTAAGGAACACAATACCCTACGGTGGAAAAGTTCTCGTTACGGTCATTGGTGCGTTCGGAAAGCGCTTTGCAGAGGTGGTCAACACCAACGGAAGAAAGGCAGTCGTCTTTGAGAAGGAGCCCGGAAAAGCCATCAAGCCAGAGGAGCTTGATGAAGTCCTCAAGAAGAACCCCGATGTCGAGGCCGTCACCATAACCTACAACGAGACCTCCACAGGTGTCCTCAACCCGCTTCCAGAGCTTGCCAAGGTCGTCAAGGAGCACGACAAGCTGCTCTTCGTCGATGCCGTCTCTGCCATGGGCGGAGCGGACATAAAGTTCGACAAGTGGGGCATCGACCTCATCTTCGCGAGCTCTCAGAAGGCCTTCGGCGTCCCGCCAGGTCTTGCCGTCGCCGCAGTCAGCGAGCGCGTTTTTGAGATAGCCGAGAAGATGCCTGAGCGCGGCTGGTACTTTGATCTGCCGCTCTACAAGAAGTTCAACGAAAAGAAGAAGGGAACGCCCTCAACCCCACCGCTCCCGCAGATATTCGGCCTCAACGTTGTGCTCAGGATAATCGAGAAGATGGGCGGAAAGAAGACATGGCTCGAAATGTACAGGAAAAGGAGTGAGATGATACGCGAGGGCGTCAAGGAGATGGGCCTCGGAATCCTCGCCGAGCCAGGCTACGAGAGCCCGACCATCACTGCCGTCGTCGTTCCTGAGGGAATGAAGGGCGTTGATGTTTACAACGCCATGCGCGAGAGGGGCTTCGAGCTGGCCAAGGGCTACGGAAGTGTTGCCGAGAAGACCTTTAGGATTGGAAACATGGGCTACATGACATTCGACGACATAAGAGAGATGCTCGACAACCTCAGAGAGGTCATAGAAAAGCTTAAGGCCTGA